In the genome of Petrotoga sp. 9PWA.NaAc.5.4, one region contains:
- a CDS encoding SDR family oxidoreductase encodes MSKIDEFFNVEGKVIAITGGAGIICSEMARSLGTLGAKIAVLDLSEKALEELGEELTQKKVEHILVKTNVLQKEDLVKAREGIIAKFGKIDVLINGAGGNKPEATTSAEKSFFNLPQDSIQWVFNLNFLGTFLASQVFGEYFAKRKEGIIINISSMNAFRPLTNIPAYSAAKAAVSNFTQWLAVHMNHNYSKKIRVNAIAPGFLLTNQNKFLLTNQDGSLTERGHKILDHTPMGRFGNPEDLISTIIWLISDSSEFVNGVVVPIDGGFSAYSGV; translated from the coding sequence GTGAGTAAAATTGATGAATTTTTTAACGTAGAGGGCAAAGTAATTGCCATAACTGGTGGTGCAGGTATTATTTGTTCAGAGATGGCAAGATCCTTAGGTACTTTAGGAGCAAAAATAGCCGTCTTAGATCTCTCTGAAAAAGCCTTAGAAGAATTAGGTGAAGAACTAACACAAAAGAAAGTTGAGCATATACTTGTAAAAACTAATGTTTTACAAAAAGAGGATTTAGTTAAAGCAAGAGAAGGAATTATCGCAAAATTTGGTAAAATTGATGTACTTATAAATGGAGCAGGAGGAAATAAGCCTGAAGCTACCACAAGTGCAGAAAAATCTTTTTTCAATTTACCGCAAGATTCTATTCAATGGGTATTTAACTTAAATTTTTTGGGAACTTTTTTAGCTTCACAGGTTTTTGGTGAATATTTTGCCAAAAGAAAAGAAGGAATTATTATTAATATCTCTTCTATGAATGCTTTTAGACCTTTAACAAATATTCCTGCTTATTCGGCGGCTAAAGCTGCTGTAAGTAATTTTACTCAATGGCTTGCTGTTCATATGAACCACAATTATTCAAAAAAAATTAGAGTAAATGCGATTGCTCCTGGATTTTTATTGACAAATCAAAATAAATTCTTGCTTACTAATCAGGATGGCAGCCTCACTGAGAGGGGGCACAAGATATTGGATCATACACCTATGGGAAGATTCGGGAATCCCGAAGATTTAATTTCAACAATAATATGGTTGATAAGTGATAGTTCTGAATTTGTAAACGGAGTTGTTGTCCCTATAGATGGTGGTTTTTCAGCTTATAGTGGCGTATAG
- a CDS encoding carbohydrate ABC transporter permease, with protein sequence MKKKQIVILINILVYIFALLYVLPIIWTIISSFRLEKDLFAYPPKLISEFTLKNYVKVIQTTDMLTYFKNSVIVTVSSTIITIIISLMAGYALAKIKFKSKNFFFTLFLSTLMIPLQVIMISIYFVLARIGWINTYWGLIIPPAATPTGVFLATQYIKSSIPNEVIESAKIDGASELKIFWRIILPLCQPVIAALAVLSFTWRWNDYIWPLLVVSSPKYMTIQLGLALFSGEHTVQWGSLLAMTTLSMIPVLIVFLSFQKYFVKGITMGSIK encoded by the coding sequence GTGAAGAAAAAACAAATCGTTATTTTAATAAACATTCTTGTGTATATTTTTGCTTTACTTTATGTTTTACCTATAATATGGACTATAATTTCAAGTTTTCGCTTAGAAAAAGATCTGTTTGCTTATCCACCAAAATTAATTTCAGAGTTTACGTTAAAAAATTATGTGAAAGTTATACAAACTACAGATATGCTTACATATTTTAAAAATTCAGTTATAGTTACTGTAAGTTCAACTATAATAACTATAATTATAAGTTTAATGGCGGGATATGCCTTAGCAAAAATAAAATTTAAATCTAAAAATTTTTTCTTTACTTTATTTTTATCAACACTAATGATTCCTCTCCAAGTAATAATGATTTCTATATACTTTGTATTAGCTCGTATAGGATGGATAAATACATATTGGGGCTTAATAATTCCACCTGCTGCTACACCTACAGGAGTCTTTTTAGCAACTCAGTATATAAAATCGTCTATTCCTAACGAAGTTATAGAAAGTGCAAAGATAGATGGTGCAAGTGAGCTAAAAATATTTTGGAGGATTATTCTTCCGTTATGTCAACCTGTGATAGCTGCTTTAGCTGTCCTTTCCTTCACCTGGCGTTGGAATGATTATATATGGCCTTTATTGGTAGTGAGTTCTCCTAAATATATGACTATACAGTTAGGATTAGCACTATTTTCCGGAGAGCATACTGTGCAATGGGGGTCTTTGTTAGCAATGACAACGCTTTCTATGATTCCTGTTTTAATAGTATTCTTATCGTTTCAAAAATATTTCGTTAAAGGCATTACAATGGGGTCTATAAAATAG
- a CDS encoding amylo-alpha-1,6-glucosidase encodes MNYTIDQNGSITYFSQIPQEYIITNKNLTMIIKKGMPLSIFSNKYGTVMSNIYFDFLKIEKVRFYPDGIELSNRISKMNIISEPQSYSFLIKFENIKNLEFSFRLIFKKEFKLPFFDKVEIPIKYETQTFNKGIKLKDDFVIEVTKGKIKNIKKDERIVFNIESDKERIIEISIGKSGEKDLTEKNNDYINYLKKLTPQYNYLEDLEKILFLFSTHTALSSIKDFDGKLGLAAGVNYSFPNRTYFRDGFWTIQPIMKIDPQFARNEILLLSEGVHKDGSCPSGVMILGEEELEFIREKKELLPKQVKTSYRYEKDWWSNHHDSGGYYVILLSQYIEKTGDIEILKEEFSEGTILDKVGFILKRYLKMSNDKDFLMNKPFDSNDWADNVYRNGYVTYDLAIQIEAFRKAALIYKMVSRDKISKELFDKYEKMKYYFNKKMWNEEKGYFNDFIGDYCEDHLNIDTVISILFDIADNEKKQKTLFAMEKMLETKNNPDQKFGDWGVMSVWPFFKSKKHLFSKSVFPYRYHNGSDWPYLSSIYALVKRRENMDYKYPLMRWWKYSLDKGWINPVEYYSPAYFRGSLNQGWSSFAATFFL; translated from the coding sequence ATGAATTATACAATAGATCAGAATGGAAGTATAACTTATTTTTCTCAAATACCTCAAGAATATATAATTACCAACAAAAATCTTACAATGATAATAAAAAAAGGGATGCCGCTTTCTATATTTTCAAATAAATATGGAACTGTTATGTCAAATATATATTTTGATTTTCTAAAAATAGAAAAAGTTAGATTTTATCCAGACGGTATTGAATTATCAAATAGGATCTCAAAGATGAATATTATAAGTGAGCCACAAAGTTATTCTTTTTTGATTAAATTTGAAAATATTAAAAATTTGGAGTTCTCTTTTAGACTCATTTTTAAAAAAGAATTCAAATTACCTTTTTTTGATAAAGTAGAGATCCCTATAAAATATGAAACACAAACATTTAACAAAGGTATCAAATTGAAAGACGATTTTGTGATAGAAGTAACAAAAGGAAAAATTAAAAATATAAAAAAAGATGAAAGAATAGTTTTTAATATAGAAAGTGACAAAGAAAGGATTATTGAAATATCTATAGGAAAAAGTGGAGAAAAAGATTTAACTGAAAAGAATAACGATTATATTAATTATTTAAAAAAGCTAACTCCTCAATATAATTATTTGGAAGATTTAGAAAAAATATTATTTTTATTTTCAACACATACTGCTCTCTCATCAATAAAAGATTTCGATGGGAAATTAGGTTTAGCAGCGGGTGTAAATTACTCTTTTCCAAATAGGACTTATTTTAGAGACGGATTTTGGACCATCCAACCAATAATGAAAATTGACCCTCAATTTGCTAGAAATGAGATATTGTTACTATCAGAAGGAGTTCATAAAGATGGTTCGTGTCCGAGTGGTGTAATGATATTAGGAGAAGAAGAACTTGAATTTATTAGAGAAAAAAAGGAACTTTTACCAAAACAAGTAAAAACATCTTATAGATATGAAAAAGATTGGTGGTCTAATCATCACGATTCAGGAGGTTATTATGTAATTCTTCTTTCCCAATATATCGAAAAGACGGGAGACATAGAAATATTAAAAGAAGAATTTTCAGAAGGGACCATTTTAGACAAGGTAGGATTTATTCTGAAAAGGTACTTAAAAATGTCAAATGATAAAGATTTTTTAATGAACAAGCCTTTCGATTCAAACGATTGGGCGGATAATGTTTATAGAAATGGCTATGTCACTTATGATTTGGCAATTCAAATAGAAGCGTTTCGTAAAGCAGCTTTAATTTATAAAATGGTCTCTCGAGATAAAATTTCAAAAGAGTTATTTGATAAATATGAAAAGATGAAGTATTATTTCAATAAAAAAATGTGGAATGAAGAAAAAGGATATTTTAATGATTTTATTGGCGATTATTGTGAAGATCATTTAAATATTGATACTGTGATATCTATATTATTCGATATTGCGGATAATGAAAAAAAACAAAAGACTCTTTTTGCAATGGAAAAAATGCTTGAAACAAAAAATAACCCCGATCAAAAATTTGGAGATTGGGGAGTAATGTCAGTGTGGCCTTTTTTTAAATCTAAAAAACATCTTTTTAGTAAGAGTGTTTTCCCGTATCGTTACCATAATGGAAGTGATTGGCCTTATTTATCGTCAATTTATGCCTTAGTTAAAAGAAGAGAAAATATGGATTATAAGTATCCACTCATGAGATGGTGGAAATATTCATTGGATAAAGGTTGGATAAATCCTGTTGAATATTATAGCCCTGCTTATTTTCGAGGTTCTTTGAATCAAGGATGGTCATCTTTTGCTGCTACATTTTTTCTATAG
- a CDS encoding D-isomer specific 2-hydroxyacid dehydrogenase family protein codes for MQRLRDIGVVERINVDPKISGKDLAEKLKGFKFIIASVTPNFTAEFFKYNKDVKLIARHGIGYNNVDIKAATENNVMVTRVLGIHERDSVAELAVSLMLICLRHIIPANKAVLENKWHERKNFMGKELSKITVGIIGYGNIGSRVAEIVKEGFKSEVIAYDPYIADKVIEKTGVKPVEFDELLKTSDVISLNASLNEGNYHFINKKAFNKMKDGVVIVNTARGELINLSDFIEALETGKILSAGLDVVETEPIEPDNPLLKFPNVYIVPHIGGYGTYSLRKMDEKMVEDIEKLVNGEIPDQIVNPEVIEKILVNFQDKNND; via the coding sequence ATGCAACGACTAAGGGATATAGGCGTTGTAGAAAGAATTAATGTAGATCCAAAAATAAGCGGCAAAGATTTAGCAGAAAAATTAAAGGGTTTTAAGTTTATAATTGCTAGTGTGACACCTAATTTTACAGCGGAGTTTTTCAAGTACAACAAAGATGTGAAGTTAATAGCAAGACATGGTATTGGATATAATAATGTAGATATAAAAGCCGCAACAGAAAACAACGTAATGGTAACAAGAGTATTGGGAATTCATGAAAGAGATTCGGTAGCAGAACTTGCGGTGAGTTTAATGCTAATTTGTCTTCGACATATAATACCAGCAAATAAAGCGGTCTTAGAAAATAAATGGCATGAAAGAAAAAATTTCATGGGAAAAGAACTTTCAAAAATTACTGTAGGCATTATTGGTTATGGAAATATTGGAAGTCGGGTTGCAGAAATTGTAAAAGAAGGTTTTAAATCAGAAGTAATTGCATATGATCCATACATAGCAGACAAGGTTATAGAAAAAACCGGAGTAAAACCTGTTGAATTCGATGAATTACTAAAAACTTCCGATGTAATCAGTCTCAATGCCTCTCTCAACGAAGGAAACTACCACTTTATCAACAAAAAGGCTTTTAATAAAATGAAAGATGGAGTAGTAATCGTTAACACTGCAAGAGGAGAATTAATAAATCTTTCGGACTTTATTGAAGCATTAGAAACTGGAAAAATCCTATCTGCAGGACTTGATGTAGTAGAAACAGAACCAATAGAACCTGATAATCCTCTGCTAAAATTTCCAAACGTCTACATTGTGCCTCATATTGGAGGATACGGTACATACTCCTTAAGAAAGATGGACGAAAAAATGGTCGAAGACATTGAAAAATTAGTAAATGGTGAAATTCCTGATCAAATAGTTAATCCCGAAGTCATTGAAAAAATCCTCGTAAATTTTCAAGATAAAAATAATGACTAA
- a CDS encoding PIG-L deacetylase family protein, giving the protein MVDALFLGAHPDDYEAFAGGTILRLKKTGKICAGVIMTDGSAGKNNDVTIRKLEAESAAKFLELDYFEMIGLKDGYLTDYHDLTKTIANLIRKYKPKILFTHYFEDKHPDHKIIGNITKNALFLARTKRTDLDGEPYTCKNVLMFIPDITYMPESRLFIDITLFLEKKIEILNIYKSQKGVLESISLINKYFASEILEDKEKAVEAFYPYLLTKEYL; this is encoded by the coding sequence ATGGTAGATGCACTTTTTTTAGGGGCGCATCCAGATGACTACGAAGCTTTTGCCGGAGGCACCATTTTAAGATTAAAAAAAACTGGTAAAATTTGTGCAGGAGTCATAATGACCGATGGTTCTGCAGGTAAAAATAACGATGTAACCATAAGAAAACTTGAAGCAGAAAGTGCGGCTAAATTTTTAGAACTTGATTATTTTGAAATGATTGGACTGAAAGATGGGTACTTAACAGATTATCATGATTTAACAAAAACAATTGCCAATTTAATAAGAAAATATAAACCAAAAATACTTTTCACTCATTATTTTGAGGATAAACATCCTGATCACAAGATTATAGGCAATATTACAAAAAACGCTTTGTTTTTAGCAAGAACTAAAAGAACTGATTTGGATGGTGAACCATATACATGCAAAAATGTCCTTATGTTTATACCCGATATTACTTATATGCCAGAATCAAGATTATTTATAGATATTACACTATTTTTAGAAAAGAAGATTGAAATATTAAACATCTATAAATCTCAAAAAGGTGTCTTAGAATCTATTTCTTTGATAAACAAATATTTTGCCTCTGAAATTTTGGAGGATAAAGAAAAGGCAGTAGAAGCTTTTTACCCATATCTTCTAACTAAAGAATATTTATAG
- the gndA gene encoding NADP-dependent phosphogluconate dehydrogenase has protein sequence MNYGKNDVAVIGMAVMGQNLALNIESKGFKVSVYNRSNEKTQKFVEERGKNKNIEGSYSIQDLVNSLKKPRKIILMVKAGKPVDDVINELLPYLEKGDIIIDGGNSYYKDTDRRFEELSKKGIRFLGTGISGGEYGALHGPSIMPGGDKSAYDEVKDILEAIAAKTEDGPCVTYLGPKSSGHYVKMVHNGIEYAIMELISEAYDIMRKVFKLTPQEMSRIFKEWNEEHKSYLMEITYKILEWKDEETGKPIIDVILDSAKQKGTGKWSVQDALDLNISIPTINAAVNARTLSSIKDERVKISEVYEAPIEIELNKEFVDALKDALYISTIIAYAEGMKLLQVASDEYGYNLDLSEVARIWEDGCIIRSAFLKPIQKAYKKDLALINLIISDEFITEFRNRVPKLREVVSNIKKTKIPIPAFSSALDYFDGLSSKELPANLIQAQRDYFGAHTYERRDKEGIFHTEWQDIHNI, from the coding sequence ATGAACTATGGGAAAAACGATGTTGCTGTTATCGGAATGGCGGTTATGGGGCAAAATTTGGCATTGAATATTGAGTCTAAAGGTTTTAAAGTTTCCGTTTATAACAGATCTAATGAAAAAACTCAAAAGTTCGTTGAAGAAAGAGGAAAAAATAAAAATATAGAAGGTAGTTATTCAATACAAGATTTGGTAAATTCTTTAAAAAAACCTCGAAAAATAATATTAATGGTTAAAGCTGGAAAACCCGTTGACGATGTTATTAACGAGTTGTTACCTTATTTAGAAAAAGGGGACATAATAATAGATGGAGGAAATTCTTACTATAAAGATACAGATAGAAGATTTGAAGAACTTTCTAAAAAGGGTATAAGATTTTTAGGTACTGGAATAAGTGGGGGAGAATACGGAGCGCTACATGGCCCTTCGATTATGCCTGGAGGAGACAAATCTGCTTATGATGAAGTAAAAGATATTCTCGAAGCTATTGCGGCAAAAACAGAAGATGGTCCATGTGTTACTTACCTTGGACCTAAATCGAGTGGTCACTATGTGAAAATGGTTCATAACGGTATAGAATACGCTATTATGGAACTAATTTCAGAAGCCTATGATATTATGAGAAAAGTATTTAAATTAACTCCACAAGAGATGAGTAGAATATTCAAAGAATGGAACGAAGAGCATAAATCATATTTAATGGAAATTACTTATAAGATCTTGGAATGGAAAGATGAAGAAACCGGAAAACCAATTATTGATGTTATTTTGGATAGTGCAAAACAAAAAGGAACTGGTAAATGGAGCGTTCAAGACGCTTTAGACTTAAATATCTCTATTCCAACAATAAATGCAGCTGTTAATGCTAGGACACTTTCTTCTATAAAAGATGAAAGAGTAAAAATTTCAGAAGTATATGAAGCTCCTATAGAAATTGAGCTAAATAAAGAATTTGTTGATGCTTTAAAAGATGCTCTATATATATCAACTATAATAGCATATGCTGAAGGTATGAAATTACTTCAAGTGGCTTCAGATGAATATGGTTATAATCTTGATTTATCAGAAGTTGCCAGAATCTGGGAAGATGGATGTATAATTAGGTCTGCTTTTCTAAAACCTATTCAAAAAGCTTACAAGAAAGATTTGGCTTTGATAAACTTAATAATTTCAGATGAGTTTATTACTGAGTTTAGAAACAGAGTCCCAAAACTTAGAGAAGTTGTTTCTAATATTAAAAAAACTAAGATTCCCATACCAGCATTCAGTTCAGCCCTTGATTATTTTGATGGGTTAAGTTCAAAAGAACTTCCTGCAAATCTAATTCAAGCTCAAAGAGATTATTTTGGAGCACATACATATGAAAGAAGAGATAAAGAGGGTATTTTTCACACGGAATGGCAGGATATACATAATATCTAA